The Coffea arabica cultivar ET-39 chromosome 10e, Coffea Arabica ET-39 HiFi, whole genome shotgun sequence region CAAAATATATATGGGTTTTTATTATCCAACCCAAAATTAACCCAAAACCCAACTTACCCAACCCAACCTCTCAAATTAGTGGATGGGTTGGGTGGATTGTTGGATTTTGGGTATAATTGCCAGTTCTAGCTCCAGCCATCCAATTGAACTCAAGCGACTTCACCGTTTGAGTTTCAAAACACTAATATTCTTAACTAATGTCCGCGTGGTACTACAATTAATGTTAGGGTTAATTTcacatacctcccttgaggtttttgacaattggAGAAAGCTCccctcaaattttaaaaattacacctacctccactattttcactatttaagtaacatTCTAGGCCCAAAAAGCTatacttttttctcaaaatttctatAATGCCCTTGAATTATAATTCACAACAAAaatataaaggaaaaaaaatggttcacAGTCTCTATTTCATTTATCTTTACTTGCTATCACTATTATCTACCTATCAACAATCAAATCACTATTAAATAAATACTTATCTTTGTTCCAATGCTCCTCTTTTACCTAAAAATTTTTGATGCAGATCATTGTATCAACTATAAACGCTACATCAAATACCCAAAAACTTACCTACAATCTCATATCAATATCAGATTTTATTTAATACACAACAATATTCGTCACTATCTCTAAATTTCAATTCCATGGCTGCCACCtttttaatacaaaataatCTAAACCATCACTACTAATATCAATATCCAATATACTCCATTGGCACAAAGTTCGaaatcaatcaaattctctCTATAGGAATAACATCAATAATTGTAAATCAAAACTAAAAACACAATGCAGTTATAAATATATACCAAGAACACTTTTTTTTCATGGCAACTATACCAATATAAATTATATTTAGTTCTTATTCCACTTCCtatccttaatttttattttttttatcactgTCACTATATTCATTTCCATCTAGTTTGATAATGAAATTAGCACTCAATTTGTCATCTGacaatttcaatttgctaatgCCTATAAAAAATTGGAGACAAAAATGGGTACAAGGAaactatttaataataaaaaattgagaaTTAGAAATAGATACCAAGATATGTAAGTATTGGTGATTTTATTAGTGGTGACAGTACACATTTGAccgataataataaataaatgagtTTGAAAGGAAAACAGATATAGGAGGAAGATGATAGATAGTTAAATGGGAAAAACTGtagtttgaattattggttgatAATAAATGAGAAAGCTTTAACATTTGATAGAGTTTTTCAATTAGTTGACAATTAATGAAGGGTATTGTTGTCTTTTTATCACACCAAGGGAGGTCTTTGTAATTATATAAATCTCAGGGGAGCCGAGTGAAATTATCgaaaaccttaggggaggtttatgaaattatcccttaatgtCATCTCAATAGGGGACGAAGTGTCATTTAAAAATATGAGGGGAACTAAGTGAAATTATCATAACCTCAAGGGACGCTTGGGAGATTCCCAAACAAAATAGTATTTCTAAGCTAGAGGTATGGGCATTTGAGGGATCTTAGACTCTTTTATCTACTTTACATAAGGAATTAAGGATAAAGGAACTTTGACATTGCCAGGTTCATTTCTGAAGTTTGTAAATTCTCTAACTGGTCATACAAATATAACACGTAGAATAGTTAATGCCTTGTGATGATGCATAAACATAACCACCAATTGTACTCTACCATGTGACAGTAGGGGCTGCTCATTAAGGAGAAAATCATTTTTCAATATTTAGGCACATGCTGCGTCATACCTGTAAATGCCTCTATTTTGGTATTCTTCTTCTCATCCTAAATTCTGTTCTAATTCCAAGTTCCCATTCTCTTTTTCAGGTCTTATTTATTACATCTGCTATCAGAGCTCATAATCCTTGGATAGCCACATTGAATCCAGTTCTGATGGCACAAGGCATGAGGATTACAATCTCTAGAAGAACATGTTCGTGAGCAAGATGCTCGGATTTAAGAGATCTTAGATCACAAATCTTTAGAAAGGAAATTAGTTGAGGAGAGGATGAATTCAGTCACCTTAGTTACCTCCTATCTCCCTCTCATTTTCATTCACCATATGCACAGACGCCACAGTGAAACTCTCCGATTGAAACAATTTCGGCTGAAACGAACAGAGCTAgagtcaaaaagaaagaaatcaaagGCTAGAATTTGATTATGGAAGTTTGATAACTCGTACAAATTACATCAAAGTTCTGCAAAAAGAGGCTAGCTATTATGCTTGAGCAGTCCTTTCAAGACTAATATTTTCCTTAGAGAACGATTTTTCTAAGAAGGCAAAGGCTACTAGACCTAGGAAACCTAGTCCAGCAAGAAGCCAATAGAAATAATCAAGATGTGCTCGattcaagttgttagaaaaccAACTATCCcttccattttgacttgttatTTCATCAATGACATATATGAGCAAGCTGCTTAAGAAGTTCCCTACTCCAAGTGCaccaaaagaaagagagaggccAATGCTTCTTAATTCTGTAGGTACCTGATCATAGAAAAACTTCTGCATTCCCACAATGGTGAACACATATGCTATTGAACACAACATATTTTGAGGCACCAACAACCAGAAACTCATAGGAACTGTTGAATTTGGGATATCAATTAGACCATATTCTTGAGCaattccaagtcttttcttctcAACTAGAGCTGCAATAACCATATCCAGTACAGATATTGTCATCCCGATTTTTATTCTCTGGAATTCCGTTATTCCCGAGGGATTTTCTGTCACAATTCTTGCTAATGGCACAAAGACTCGGTCATATATTGGAGTGCAGCACATTGTCGTAAGTGGGATGAACACCCGAAGGGAAGCTGATGGGATATTGAAGCTTTGCCCTATTGATTTGTCCACTCCGGTTGCTTGCTTGGTAAAAAATGTGGGAACTTGTGCCCAGGCAATTGCGTACATTAAACAAGAAGACCATATGGGGAGCAGCTTTAGAGCTTTCTTTACTTCTGTATGCTTACTCCTGGAGGAACCTGAGATGATATTGTCCTTTGTATCATCTTTCTTTGCATGCAAAACTTTGTTGAGAAACCTGATGAGGAAATTCTGCATTAATTAAGGTTTTTGTttataaatggaaaaaaaaaggatataacTTTGAGAAGAAGAACCTTACGTTCCTATTTTCATCATGCATTACAATAAAGCAGTTCCAAACGAAAAACTATCTAATCCATCAAGTGATGGCACTTAAACTTATCCTGCTCTGATAAGCATGTTTCTTACTCGTGAGCTTGAATGATTTGTTGAGGATTATTTTGCGAAGCTTCTTGATCGTCTTCATACGAGCAAGGGCATGTATCATCTCTTCTAATAGCAAAGCGGTAAGTTCTATGTCCCAGTAAAAGTAGGATGAGCCCAATTACCATTGCTAGACATGGAATTCCAAAACCAATTCCCCACCCTATATTTTCTTGAATGTAGGGTAAGATCAGATATGCTAAAGCAACACCTAAAGACAATCCaaaaagccaccaattgaaaaATGAGGTATTGGCTTTGCTTTCTTCTTGATGTTGTCGATCAAATTGATCAGCTCCGAAGACTTGTATGGTGGATTGATATCCTTGCGCCAATGCTACCAAGTATAGCGAGACGAAAAATAAAACTTGCAGTTCAGTAGATGGGACAGCTGCAATCCTGCTCGTTTCTTGATTGTTTGAAATAAGTTCAACTGCTAGGGTCGAAAAGCCGAGTCCCTGTTCGTTCCATTCATCATTAAGAATGCCATatgcaaatgagacattttctATATGGTTTGAAGATAGATATTTCATGGTACATTGTGTTTAGAAGCACAAAGTATATTAAAGCAGGAAGGCTATAGACACAAGCGGATTCGTATCTGGGACAGACATGATTCAATTTCAACATGTGCTAATGTGTAAAGAATGATCGACATTTGAGATCGAACTGTTTTACTGACGATGTATAAGGAATATTTATGAGTTACAGGACAAATTGCTAAATACCCTGTGGTTTTAGCTATTACTACTTGACCCTTCTAACATTTTAAAATATCCACATATTAGATATTACAGCtttatgtaaagtgaaaatttgatagagaataGTATCCATAAAATTGTTAGTTGAAATAGCAATATTGCCTCTTACTTAAGTAATAAACATAATAAGAGGCTAAACACTTTGCATAAAATTATAAGAGAGTaagtgaatatatacaaaaaaaaaaaaacgattaGAATACCACGAACAAATCCACTATGAATACCAACCACAAATGCTTACTAATCTTGGCGTCTATttacaattttctctctttcaTTACTCTTAAACAGTTTCTTTGCatctatttttgttttcaatttttggtgggtattagcaaattgaaattgtCAAACAACAATTTCAGTGATGATTTTATTGTTAAACTAAAATTAAGGGTGGGAATAGAAGAGGGACTAAATAACTTATGATTGTTGTGGAGAAAAATATTCTTAGTATATTTATAATTGCATTGTGTTTCTATTTTCATTCGTAATTATTGGCGATGGCATTCCTACAGAGACAAAAATTGACTAATTTTGAATTCCATACTGATGAAGTATATTAGGTGTTGGTATTTGTGGCGATAACTTAGAATATTTTGTATTAGAAATGTGGTAGCCATGAAATTGCAGTTTAGAGATATTGATGAATTCAATATTTGTTTGGTGTTAAgcaaaatttgagtttaatATGAGATTGTAAACAAGCTTTTGGCATATGATGTAGTATTTTTAGTTGATTCAATGGTTTGCACTGGAAGTCTTTAAGTAAAAGAGGGATTTTGGAGCAAATATAAGTGTTTATTTAATAGTGATTTGGATGTTAATAGGTAATTAAACACAGGTGATAGCAAACAAGGATCGATAAACGAAATAGAGAcaatttgaaacatttttttccttttatttttattgtgaatTATAACCTAAAGGTATTCTGGGATTTTTCAGAAAAGGCCTAGCCTTCTCGACCTACAATGTTACTTAAATAATGAAAACAAGATAGGCTGAGTGTAATATTTAAAACTGAAGGGGAACTAGCTGcaattgtgaaattatcccattaGAATTGACCCCATTCATCAGCTCGGTTGGTTGCACGTAACTAGAATTTTAGGTACCATCATTAAGGCATTAAGCATACCCAAGTTGACAACACATCTGATCTACTTTTGTGGATTTTGAAACGATAACAAGGAAGTGGACATGAAAATTGGAGTAGAGACACATGTATAGTTGTCTTAAATTGCAAAATACTGGTCCCAAGCGAAATAGGGACAGTGGGTTGCAATTGCAATCATAAGAGTCAAAATCTTGGCATGGCTGAAAAagaaacataaaaaagaaaaaagatctTGGCCTTGTAAGAGAAGTAAGTTGACCAGATGACCTAGATTTGCCTCTCATCTAAAATGTAATCTGTCTGGGCATATGTGGTGGGAGTTCGTCCAGCACCAACTGCCTGTGCTTGGTACGCAGACAAACTAGTTAACCATGCATACACACCACGGCCACATGCCAAACCAACTTCACATAGTTTCAAGTCTCATAATTGATGCGATTACCAACTCCAGTGGCAGAAATAGATTGATAAATTAACATATATAGGCCACATAAAATTGTGTGTTTTACGTGAATTTCCCTAATTATTTGCCAGATTCACACTGCCATTAGGCACTGTGAAATTTTCCTATGAAACGTAAATGAAGGGACAAATGGAAAAAACAAAGGCAAGTGAGAAGTCTAGCACAATTAACTAAAAATTGTTCGAATGGAAGAGTTaggggggaggaagaagaagaaagaaacaaacCAGGATGTAGAGGATGGAAGAAATGATGTTCGTTTGATAGAGGCCAACAAATGAATCGGCAACTATTGCTCCAAAAACTGGCATCAAGGATCCTAAACCTGTCCACAAATTTACATTTCCAGCTGCAATTGCCATGGACTGTCCAAGCGGCCCCGTCAGATAGTTTACGAGATTGCATTCTATCCCGCGAAATGCAAACCTCTCAAGACTTCCACCACCTGTTCAGTTAATGCGGAGTTACTCCCTTTCATCAAATTTCCAATTCAAATAGGTGTGCCCACCAACTTATGAACCAACTAAACTAATCAAAACCGACTGAGGAAAATTAGGTGAAAgatataaaattttgtttttgatcTTTCTAAAGGCAGGAAGTTACAAAATCCTGTTACATTATGGCCCAATTCAACGTCTAGATTTTGGAGTCTAATTTGAGTCATTAATGCAAATAGCAAGAGTCTGAAATTTCTAGAGCTTCAACTCTATAAATCCTCTATAAATATTCATGgtcctgcattttttttttcactttgctactatggatttaaaaaaagaattcaaagaaagtaacaaaaaacaaaagattcaatAGAAAGGAAGAGCTATGAAAGAATAGTACTTAATTCATATATATACTACTCTTTTGCATACCAGACACATAAAGATATCATATTTAACCTTGTTTCCTGACCTAGGATTAAAGATGCTGATCTCCACCCTCCTGATTTGGATCGCTTAGACGGATAGCCCCTTTAATCCACATAACCTTCCAGCACTTCATCATCATCCCTGACCAGAAGAGGAGTGATAGCTTCCAAGTTTCTGCTTCCCTTAGCTGTGGAGATCGCCATGTGAACTCAACTTAACTATCTTACAAATCAAACCACGAATAGTGTAACCTTATTCCTACATATGCATGTATGCTCTTGATCAAATATCCCAAACTGTTTCTATTTACTAATATGCTGCATGTGTTTTCCTTTCTACTTACAAATTTCTAGATGGGGAAAGGAAGTGAAGTGAACATAGATCTTCACTACTTGGCTGTATCGAGATTGTCTACTGATTGGTTTCTTTGATAGTAAAGAAGATAGTCCAAGTGCACGCCAaaacaaattagaaaaattacattttaaaTGAGCATCTTCAGCACTCACCAATGAAGAGCAAATATGTTAGCGTGCGCGACAAAAGGAGATATACATCAAATCACCAATAATTCAATCGATACTAAGTTCAGAAAAAGACATACATGAAGGTTATAGTATCGACCAACGTCACTTTTCAACTTAATGTACTATTAATCAACTGTTAGTTGGAGTTTGAAGAGAATGACTATATGAACAAGTCATTAAGGAAGAAACTTGATGTGTGCAGAGTTATAATTTATAAAGGCCAAGCTTATAAATCAAAGAAATTCATATATTTTGAACTTACCAAGAATATTGCTTTTAACACGACTTTTGAACAGTCACTCCTACGCTAGTGAGACCCCATTGTCCTTGCTCACTTTTATTGTGGTATTTTATATGACATTCAAGCAATACTATAGACATTGTAACTTTCAATATTACAAATGCATATAAAATTGTCTCAATCAATACTTGTATCATTTGAGATTTTATAAATTAGAGAAATTATCTAAAAATCAAGTGTGGAAATGCTTAAtttatagggataatttcacaaaccccCTTGAGATTTTTAACAATTACAGAGAGCACCCCttaggttttaaaaattatatatacctCCCTTACTTTTACTGTTTAGTAATAATGTAGGTCCAATgagatagattttttttttttacaaaaatcctAAATTGCCCCTTTGTacaaaactaagaaagaaaaatatagtatattcaatcattttcttccatgCTTTGTATAAATCAACAAACCTAATCCCTAACAACCATTCAAGCATAAGTATATATAGTATCCCTAACAAACCTAATCCTAAAAT contains the following coding sequences:
- the LOC113711253 gene encoding protein NRT1/ PTR FAMILY 5.10-like isoform X1 codes for the protein MAIAAGNVNLWTGLGSLMPVFGAIVADSFVGLYQTNIISSILYILGLGFSTLAVELISNNQETSRIAAVPSTELQVLFFVSLYLVALAQGYQSTIQVFGADQFDRQHQEESKANTSFFNWWLFGLSLGVALAYLILPYIQENIGWGIGFGIPCLAMVIGLILLLLGHRTYRFAIRRDDTCPCSYEDDQEASQNNPQQIIQAHEFLNKVLHAKKDDTKDNIISGSSRSKHTEVKKALKLLPIWSSCLMYAIAWAQVPTFFTKQATGVDKSIGQSFNIPSASLRVFIPLTTMCCTPIYDRVFVPLARIVTENPSGITEFQRIKIGMTISVLDMVIAALVEKKRLGIAQEYGLIDIPNSTVPMSFWLLVPQNMLCSIAYVFTIVGMQKFFYDQVPTELRSIGLSLSFGALGVGNFLSSLLIYVIDEITSQNGRDSWFSNNLNRAHLDYFYWLLAGLGFLGLVAFAFLEKSFSKENISLERTAQA
- the LOC113711253 gene encoding protein NRT1/ PTR FAMILY 5.14-like isoform X2; protein product: MAIAAGNVNLWTGLGSLMPVFGAIVADSFVGLYQTNIISSILYILGLGFSTLAVELISNNQETSRIAAVPSTELQVLFFVSLYLVALAQGYQSTIQVFGADQFDRQHQEESKANTSFFNWWLFGLSLGVALAYLILPYIQENIGWGIGFGIPCLAMVIGLILLLLGHRTYRFAIRRDDTCPCSYEDDQEASQNNPQQIIQAHEFLNKVLHAKKDDTKDNIISGSSRSKHTEVKKALKLLPIWSSCLMYAIAWAQVPTFFTKQATGVDKSIGQSFNIPSASLRVFIPLTTMCCTPIYDRVFVPLARIVTENPSGITEFQRIKIGMTISVLDMVIAALVEKKRLGIAQEYGLIDIPNSTVPMSFWLLVPQNMLCSIAYVFTIVGMQKFFYDQPKLFQSESFTVASVHMVNENEREIGGN